One window of candidate division KSB1 bacterium genomic DNA carries:
- a CDS encoding AAA family ATPase — protein MMNPQSGARLTCCTIEGYKSIRDKIVIRFPQYTPLILVGENNSGKSNIISALDLVLGERWPGTREPEDHDFWERDTQNGIIHIEAEVSGVYGYNHSVHKFKWICDSKSRKQPEFRVELDDCAEKFVSNEIRDQLMFILIGPDRRLDYQLSYTNKFTLLSKLMQKFHSALTSDVGRVGRLKQAFDDLERIFREVNEFAEFEQNLSREFDEMFAGMSYGLQVDFSAYDPSRYFHSLRVVPREGTERRTFEELGTGQEQILALAFAHAYAKAFYGGIILAIEEPEAHLHPLAQEWLAQKIYQMAADGLQIVITTHSPHFVNLMSLEGLVLVRKDGEGATRTCQLTRNQLADHCIKTGSHKNKTTPETVLPFYANQSTQEILNGFFAKKIILVEGQSEQLALPVYLRKVGLDVTQEGVAVIPVMGKGNLAKWWRLFTAYGIPTFIIFDNDDEHDKQGAKRKDALKALGIAENQWGQYLSNDEFLIHDQFAVFGKDFEVTMRAQFSDYFQHEQRASEMFGDSKPIIARYVANELEATSGDAGWQKYHDLKKAILDLGMPHQ, from the coding sequence ATGATGAATCCGCAATCTGGCGCAAGATTAACTTGTTGTACCATTGAAGGCTACAAATCCATTCGAGACAAAATTGTTATTCGTTTTCCCCAATATACACCTTTGATATTGGTCGGAGAAAACAATTCGGGCAAATCAAATATCATTTCTGCTTTGGATTTGGTATTGGGAGAACGCTGGCCCGGGACAAGAGAGCCCGAAGACCATGATTTTTGGGAACGAGACACTCAGAATGGAATTATTCATATAGAGGCGGAAGTCTCAGGAGTATATGGATATAACCACTCTGTTCATAAATTCAAGTGGATATGTGACTCAAAATCAAGGAAACAACCGGAATTTAGAGTCGAACTAGATGACTGTGCGGAGAAATTCGTTAGCAATGAAATTCGCGATCAGTTGATGTTTATCTTGATTGGTCCGGATCGTCGTTTGGATTATCAACTCAGCTATACAAACAAATTCACCCTCTTATCCAAACTAATGCAAAAGTTCCATTCTGCTCTGACAAGTGATGTAGGACGTGTCGGGAGGCTAAAACAAGCCTTTGATGATTTGGAAAGAATCTTCCGCGAAGTGAATGAGTTTGCTGAATTCGAACAGAATCTGAGCCGAGAATTTGACGAAATGTTTGCAGGAATGTCATATGGTTTACAGGTGGATTTTTCGGCCTATGACCCCAGCCGTTATTTCCATTCGTTGCGTGTCGTCCCCAGAGAAGGTACAGAGCGCCGAACATTCGAAGAGTTAGGAACTGGACAGGAACAAATTCTGGCTTTAGCTTTTGCTCATGCTTATGCAAAAGCATTTTATGGGGGAATTATTTTGGCAATTGAGGAGCCAGAGGCACATTTGCATCCCCTGGCACAAGAATGGCTTGCACAAAAGATATATCAAATGGCGGCTGATGGTCTGCAGATTGTCATTACAACGCACAGCCCTCATTTTGTCAACTTGATGAGTCTTGAGGGCCTCGTCTTGGTGCGCAAGGATGGAGAAGGTGCCACCCGAACCTGCCAGCTGACGAGAAACCAGCTTGCAGACCATTGCATCAAGACAGGATCTCATAAAAATAAAACAACACCGGAAACCGTTCTTCCCTTCTATGCTAACCAGTCAACACAGGAAATCTTGAACGGCTTTTTTGCCAAAAAGATCATTTTAGTGGAAGGTCAAAGTGAACAGCTTGCGTTGCCGGTTTATCTTCGAAAAGTAGGGCTTGATGTCACTCAAGAGGGAGTGGCGGTCATACCGGTCATGGGCAAGGGCAACCTGGCGAAATGGTGGCGGCTGTTTACGGCATACGGAATCCCTACATTCATCATCTTCGATAACGATGACGAACACGACAAACAGGGAGCAAAGAGGAAAGATGCACTCAAGGCTCTGGGTATTGCTGAAAATCAATGGGGGCAATATCTGAGCAACGATGAGTTCTTGATTCATGATCAGTTTGCTGTTTTCGGCAAAGACTTTGAAGTCACGATGCGAGCGCAGTTTTCGGACTATTTCCAACATGAACAGAGAGCCAGCGAGATGTTTGGCGACTCAAAGCCAATTATCGCCCGCTATGTAGCAAACGAGCTAGAGGCCACAAGCGGGGACGCAGGCTGGCAAAAATACCATGACTTGAAAAAGGCAATTCTCGATTTGGGCATGCCACACCAATGA
- a CDS encoding restriction endonuclease produces the protein GQPVPFISSRLDDQPEREPARLKRNEGKAFIGDFVRGIGFVLEPDEAKTLLARNPRNRDCLFPYLNGEDLNSHSEQQPSRWVICFHDWPLERAREYPELLKIVEERVKPERDRLTGPGDKRNREFWWQFGAYRAGLRQAIDVLRRVLIRSRVSELHSLTFVPKGLVYSEQTIVFAFDDDYHFALLQSAVHETWLRKQASSLRTDIRYTPTDCFDTFPFPPAEYAAPNLQELLAQPVFARAAQLGAEYHEHRRQVMLARGLGLTKTYNLFHNPACQDADIVRLRELHAEMDNAVLACYGWEDLELRHDFYQNDRGQTRFMPSAEARRELIFRLMALNEKMAEEEKS, from the coding sequence ATGGCCAACCCGTCCCCTTCATCTCCTCCCGCCTCGATGACCAGCCCGAGCGCGAACCCGCCCGCCTCAAGCGCAACGAAGGCAAGGCGTTCATTGGCGACTTTGTGCGCGGCATCGGCTTTGTGCTGGAGCCGGATGAAGCCAAAACTCTGCTTGCCCGCAACCCGCGCAACCGCGATTGCCTCTTCCCTTATCTGAACGGCGAAGACCTGAACAGCCACTCCGAGCAGCAGCCCTCGCGCTGGGTGATTTGCTTTCACGACTGGCCCCTGGAGCGCGCTCGTGAGTATCCGGAGCTGCTGAAGATCGTGGAAGAGCGCGTCAAGCCAGAGCGTGACCGGCTGACTGGTCCTGGCGATAAGCGCAACCGCGAGTTCTGGTGGCAGTTTGGGGCCTATCGGGCAGGCTTGCGCCAAGCCATAGATGTTTTGCGCCGAGTTTTGATACGAAGCCGCGTAAGTGAATTACACTCTTTAACTTTTGTACCCAAAGGACTGGTTTATAGCGAGCAAACCATCGTCTTCGCCTTCGACGACGACTACCACTTTGCCCTGCTCCAATCCGCCGTGCATGAGACCTGGCTGCGCAAGCAAGCCTCCAGTCTGCGTACCGACATCCGCTACACCCCCACCGACTGCTTCGACACGTTTCCTTTCCCACCTGCCGAATACGCTGCCCCGAATTTGCAGGAACTGCTCGCCCAGCCTGTCTTTGCCCGCGCGGCGCAACTGGGTGCGGAGTATCACGAGCACCGCCGTCAGGTGATGCTGGCGCGGGGATTGGGTCTCACCAAAACCTACAACCTCTTCCACAACCCGGCCTGTCAGGATGCCGATATTGTCCGCCTGCGCGAGTTACATGCCGAGATGGACAACGCCGTCCTTGCCTGCTACGGCTGGGAAGATTTAGAATTAAGGCACGACTTTTACCAAAACGATCGCGGTCAGACGCGCTTTATGCCATCCGCCGAGGCAAGGCGGGAGTTGATTTTCCGGTTGATGGCGTTGAATGAGAAGATGGCGGAGGAGGAAAAATCATGA
- a CDS encoding BREX-1 system adenine-specific DNA-methyltransferase PglX — MSSLPSSPLPSSISPQSLRIEGGLFSPDLLEALSRADLPGQKPADFGLSPRRALTDEIAAVYHDARALRQVFLHRLERLPEGDPATSETRELWMIPFLRLLGYELQYQPRAVELDGLTFSISHLLSPLPSSPLPSSLLPSSLLPSSPLPSSLSSTPIHIVGCRQELGKTAPSGRPRLSPHALVQEYLNRSEALWGLVTNGRTLRLLRNSTYIRRQAYVEFDLENLFEEERFADFVLLYRLLHRTRLPKDGQPEECLLEQYYQYSLEQGGRVREHLREGVERCLEILANGFLTHPENETLRQTLNTGMQGNSHSPLSPLSPPLSPLKLYQNLLRLVYRFLFLLVSEERGLMGHNPLYLESYGITRLRRLTENRAAYTDDTDLCQGLRALWLIFQKEEWAARLGVPPLNGELFAENELDAALITNRDLLEAFRHLAFYDDPPRRVNYAALDTEELGSVYESLLDYHPTVTFDSLGRPRFELAPGSERKSTGSYYTPPQLVSELIRSALEPVIAERLEEARKGEGRREKGEGRREKGEGRGEKGDAEWEKVNEKAEQRQGTSSFPLPSPFFLEHALLSIKVCDPACGSGHFLLAAARRLGKELARVRTGEDEPAPEQVRLAVRDVVAHCIYGVDKNPLAVELARVALWLESHAEGKPLTFLDHRIKCGDSLVGVLDLNVLQNGIPDEAYKPLSGDDRDTARLAAQSNRNALNRRDQGELAFDADQSFETELEIFALESSELANIPQDSLERVQKMAEIHRGMHGAGSVYDRLKKACDLWTAAFFTPLTPDHRDRIPTSRHLLACLENPRTVDGRVLGWAEALAQENRFFHWPLEFPEVFSPLPSPFSLSDKPGFDVILGNPPFMGGLKISGTFGMKYRRYLEYAYDPFGGTADLCAAFFRRAFSLLKPGGRLGMIATNTLGQGDTRESGLAVILKQNGVIHFAQRFVKWPGQASVEVNLVALSRSPVLHRF; from the coding sequence ATGTCTTCTCTCCCTTCTTCCCCTCTCCCTTCTTCCATCTCCCCTCAATCGCTCAGAATCGAAGGCGGCCTCTTCAGCCCCGACCTGCTCGAAGCCTTGAGCCGCGCCGATCTGCCCGGACAAAAACCCGCGGATTTCGGTCTTTCCCCGCGCCGCGCCCTGACCGATGAAATCGCCGCCGTCTATCACGACGCCCGCGCCCTGCGGCAGGTCTTTCTGCACCGCCTGGAGCGCCTGCCCGAAGGCGACCCCGCCACCTCAGAAACCCGCGAACTGTGGATGATCCCCTTCCTGCGCCTTTTGGGCTACGAACTGCAATACCAACCGCGCGCCGTCGAGCTGGACGGACTCACCTTCTCCATCTCTCACCTCCTCTCCCCTCTCCCCTCTTCCCCTCTCCCCTCTTCCCTTCTCCCTTCTTCCCTTCTCCCTTCTTCCCCTCTCCCTTCTTCCCTCTCTTCCACCCCCATCCACATCGTCGGCTGCCGACAGGAACTGGGGAAAACCGCCCCCTCGGGCCGACCGCGACTCTCGCCGCATGCCCTCGTCCAAGAGTACCTCAACCGCTCCGAAGCCCTGTGGGGACTCGTCACCAACGGCCGCACCCTGCGCCTGCTGCGCAATTCAACCTATATCCGCCGCCAAGCATACGTCGAGTTCGACCTGGAAAACCTCTTTGAAGAAGAGCGCTTTGCCGATTTCGTCCTCCTCTACCGCCTGCTGCACCGCACGCGCCTGCCGAAAGACGGCCAACCCGAAGAGTGCCTGCTCGAGCAGTATTACCAATACTCCCTGGAACAAGGCGGACGCGTCCGCGAACACCTGCGCGAAGGCGTGGAACGCTGCCTTGAGATCCTCGCCAACGGCTTCTTGACTCATCCCGAAAATGAAACGCTCAGGCAAACACTCAACACGGGTATGCAGGGGAACTCCCATTCTCCCCTCTCCCCTCTTTCTCCTCCTCTCTCGCCTCTAAAGCTCTACCAAAACCTCCTCCGCCTCGTCTACCGCTTCCTCTTTCTGCTCGTCTCCGAAGAGCGCGGCCTGATGGGACATAATCCGCTCTATCTCGAAAGTTACGGCATTACCCGCCTTCGCCGCCTGACCGAAAACCGCGCCGCCTATACCGACGACACCGACCTCTGCCAGGGACTGCGCGCCCTATGGTTGATCTTTCAAAAAGAGGAATGGGCCGCCAGGCTCGGCGTGCCGCCGCTCAACGGCGAACTCTTTGCCGAAAATGAACTGGACGCTGCCCTGATCACCAACCGCGACCTCCTCGAGGCCTTCCGGCACCTGGCCTTTTACGACGACCCGCCCCGGCGCGTCAATTACGCCGCCCTGGATACCGAAGAGCTCGGCTCGGTCTATGAGAGCCTGCTCGACTACCACCCGACCGTCACCTTTGACTCGCTCGGCAGACCGCGTTTCGAACTCGCCCCCGGCTCGGAGCGCAAATCCACCGGCTCGTACTACACCCCGCCGCAACTGGTAAGCGAACTGATCCGCAGCGCCCTGGAACCGGTTATTGCAGAACGTTTGGAGGAAGCGAGGAAGGGAGAGGGAAGAAGGGAGAAAGGAGAGGGAAGAAGGGAGAAAGGAGAGGGAAGAGGGGAGAAGGGAGATGCTGAATGGGAAAAAGTAAATGAAAAAGCGGAGCAACGGCAAGGAACCTCCTCTTTCCCTCTTCCTTCTCCCTTCTTTCTTGAACACGCCCTCCTCTCCATCAAAGTCTGCGACCCGGCTTGCGGCTCCGGGCACTTTCTGCTGGCTGCCGCCCGTCGCCTGGGCAAGGAACTGGCGCGGGTGCGCACCGGCGAGGACGAACCCGCCCCCGAACAGGTGCGCCTCGCCGTCCGCGACGTGGTCGCCCACTGCATTTACGGCGTGGACAAGAACCCGCTCGCCGTCGAACTGGCGCGCGTGGCCCTCTGGCTGGAAAGCCACGCCGAGGGCAAGCCGCTTACCTTCCTGGACCACCGCATCAAGTGCGGCGATTCGCTGGTCGGCGTCTTGGACTTGAACGTCCTGCAGAACGGCATCCCGGACGAGGCCTACAAGCCGCTTTCCGGTGACGACCGCGACACCGCCCGCCTCGCCGCGCAGAGCAACCGCAACGCCTTGAACCGGCGCGATCAAGGCGAACTGGCTTTCGATGCCGACCAATCCTTTGAAACCGAATTGGAAATCTTTGCCCTGGAAAGCAGCGAGCTGGCGAACATTCCGCAGGACTCGCTCGAGCGGGTGCAGAAAATGGCCGAAATCCACCGCGGCATGCACGGCGCCGGCAGCGTCTACGACCGCCTGAAAAAAGCCTGCGACCTGTGGACCGCCGCCTTTTTTACGCCGCTGACCCCCGACCATCGCGACCGCATCCCCACCAGCCGGCACCTCTTGGCCTGCCTGGAAAACCCCCGCACCGTCGACGGCCGCGTCCTCGGCTGGGCCGAAGCCCTGGCGCAGGAAAACCGCTTCTTCCACTGGCCGCTCGAGTTCCCGGAAGTCTTTTCCCCTCTCCCCTCCCCCTTCTCCCTTTCTGATAAGCCCGGCTTCGACGTCATCCTCGGCAACCCGCCTTTCATGGGTGGATTGAAAATCAGCGGGACCTTTGGTATGAAATATCGGCGGTACCTCGAATATGCTTATGACCCTTTTGGCGGCACGGCTGACCTGTGCGCCGCCTTCTTTCGCCGCGCCTTCAGCCTGCTCAAACCCGGCGGGCGGCTGGGAATGATTGCCACCAACACCCTCGGCCAAGGCGATACGCGCGAGAGCGGCCTGGCGGTGATTCTCAAACAGAACGGCGTCATTCACTTCGCCCAACGCTTCGTCAAATGGCCCGGTCAGGCCTCGGTCGAAGTCAACCTCGTCGCCCTCTCTCGTTCTCCTGTTCTCCATCGCTTCA
- a CDS encoding four helix bundle protein has product MGEPINSFRDLKVWQKAMDTAMEIFALTLTFPREEKYSLSDQIRRSSRSVAANIAEAWRKRRYPAHWISKLSDSEAEAAETQTHLEFALRCRYIDQAAADRLNARYEEILAMLAEMAAHPDQWRLK; this is encoded by the coding sequence ATGGGGGAGCCGATAAATTCGTTTCGCGATTTAAAGGTTTGGCAAAAGGCAATGGATACTGCAATGGAAATTTTTGCATTGACGCTGACTTTTCCAAGAGAAGAAAAATATTCGCTGAGCGACCAAATTCGACGATCTTCGCGTTCGGTAGCCGCCAACATTGCTGAAGCCTGGCGCAAACGCCGCTATCCTGCTCACTGGATCAGCAAACTCAGCGACTCGGAAGCCGAGGCCGCGGAAACTCAAACTCATTTGGAATTTGCCCTGCGCTGCCGCTACATTGACCAGGCCGCCGCAGATCGCCTGAACGCCCGTTACGAGGAGATTCTTGCCATGCTCGCCGAGATGGCTGCTCACCCTGACCAATGGAGGCTCAAATAA